The Garciella nitratireducens DSM 15102 genomic sequence AGAATCCTTGATAATTTCTCATTAACATCTGTGCTTCTATTTGCTTTACTGTTTCCAAAGATACTCCTACGATAATCAGTAAACTTGTTCCTCCAAATCGTAAATCAATATTTGCTAAAATTCCTAGCATCAAAGGTAAAATAGCAATAATAGCTAAGAAAATTGCTCCTGAAAGAGTTAATCTATTGATTGTTTTCTTTAAATACTCAGCAGTAGGTTTCCCGGGCCGAATTCCTGGTATAAATCCACCATTTTTCTTCATATTATCTGCAATATCTACTGGATTAAAACTAATCATTGTATAAAAATAAGTAAAAGCAATAATAAGCAATACATAAATAATAGTACTAACTGGCTTACCCCAAGCAAAGAATGTAGCAATCCAATTAGCTACTGAAGAATTTGGAAAAAAGCTTGCCAAAGTTGCCGGAAATAGTGTAATCGAACTTGCAAAAATAATAGGCATAACCCCAGATTGATTGATCTTCAATGGAATATGGGTACTTTGTCCTCCATACATCTTTCTCCCTACTACTCTTTTTGCATATTGCACAGGAATTTTTCGTTGCCCCTCTTGTACTGCTACCACTGCAGCAATAATAAAAATAGCGAAAACACAAAATACAATTAAGGTAATTACACTTATTGTCCCTACTTTCAC encodes the following:
- the secY gene encoding preprotein translocase subunit SecY, which produces MFTTLRDAWKIPDLRRKMLFTLAMLLVYRLGSFIPVPFINREVIQQIISQGGVLGFFDIVSGGNFSNFTIFAMSITPYINASIIFNLLTLVIPKLEHLAQEGEEGRRKLAQYTRYATIILALIQALGLSLSMKNVLVQKNFLTIATVIITITAGTAFLMWLGEQITEKGIGNGISLIIFVSIISRIPSGILKMVDYVKVGTISVITLIVFCVFAIFIIAAVVAVQEGQRKIPVQYAKRVVGRKMYGGQSTHIPLKINQSGVMPIIFASSITLFPATLASFFPNSSVANWIATFFAWGKPVSTIIYVLLIIAFTYFYTMISFNPVDIADNMKKNGGFIPGIRPGKPTAEYLKKTINRLTLSGAIFLAIIAILPLMLGILANIDLRFGGTSLLIIVGVSLETVKQIEAQMLMRNYQGFLK